The stretch of DNA CTGGTCTCGTATTCTCCCCCACACTGGACAACACTCCATAACTCACTCACCTGTATCTGATCCTTTTCAAGCCCGTCTGATATCACCTGCGTGAAATAATATaaaaaacaccacaccGAACGCTAGACTGATGCAAGCTCAGATCTGATGATATTCTTGTTGCTCTCTCGGATAGTCGCCGGAGTAATGTAATCAAAGTAAAGCCGTGCACGCAAAAAGCCGTAGATGCAGGCaaccaaaaacaaaactAAACAATAAACCGGTGCGCGAATTGCTGatgggtcacgtgactgaaaCGTTGCAGGTTTCGCCGATTCGCCACTGATGGTGTGAGTTCCCTGGTCGTCCTGGTTGTCGCGGTTCAATGTTGGCCCTATGACTAATGAGTCTCTGGGCTGGTGTCGTATCTGCGTCGTGTAGTGCTCAAGTGCGTGTCGCGTCGCGGTCGTGCCGggtggctgctgttgaaTATGACTAAGCAGCTGGGTTGCTCGGGGCGAagttcctcctcttctcgtCGTAGTGGTCTGTCAGAAACGTCACGTAACCGAGCTCATCCTCGTGACAACCTTATTTGGAGGTTGAGGGGGAAGTTGCAGCCGCTATATGCACTTCCGCCGTATCAGAAGGTTATTTAACAGAGTCATGTGTCATGGCTCGGGGAGGACAGGGAGCGGAACCGTGACTAAATAAATCGATTCTCCAACACGAGTAATTattatttgttttttcaaAAATCAATTTTGACCAAAATTGGCCGTTTTGGGCCCTGCCAGAAAGATTGAAGGCAATATTGGGACTGGTGTGAAAATTAAATTTAAAAAgataccaaaaaaaaaaaaaaaaaaaaaaaaaccaaacaaaaaaaccaaacaaaaaaaccaaaaaaaacacacatcAGTAAAGAAAGAGAGCTGGGCATATCCATGTATGCATATGGGCAGTCTTATGAACAGCCTTTTATTAGTTTAGTCCGAGGTTTCAGCTGTCCTGTATACTTGAAACGCTTTTTTCaattactacaagtagtattCTGTTGAGAGTCCTACTCAACGCCGTAGACTTGCTCTCAAAATAATACAATTGTTGATTAAACAGAAAGGCAAAGTGTGGAACCAAATGGACAATCAGAGTTGACCAATGGCATGTTTTTCCGACTCAACGGGTCGACTTTGAGACAAACCAGAATGTGAACTAAAAATGAACTAAAAGTGAACTAAAAATAAAGTTCTTCAACTGTCGCTAACAAAATGAACCCTCGAAACACATTTCTCAGATCTACATGGAGTAGATACAAAAACAGGTCACAAAACTGCCACACCAGTAATATACTCCCTCCACTACGATATACACAAGTCCCGGTTTCTCCCACACCTCCAGTCCACCCGAAAGCGTAAATTTTAGCGCCGCCGTTAGGCAGCCATGTGTCGATCTGAACCCACGCGATCGCAGGATGCACACTCATGCTCTGAGACAAGTTGAAGCCGTTTATGCATCAGGGGATTTTGTCATGGATTGTGTCATGGATTGGTTTGGGGCGTTTTAATGGTATTAAACCTGAATATGTTGTCGGGTGGAGTAGGTATTCTTACATACATGGTTGATGGCATGGACGAGAGATTCTCAAGTACTGATCCGCTGAGAGTGTCTCAATAAACAACATTAAGGTCCCTTAGAAAAAGTAGAAAAAGCCGTTCACTCATGTGTGCTATTAAAAGCAACCACCCGTTTGTTCTGGGAATGCTGATGAGTAATCTACAGAGTGGGTTGGGTCGACGCGATGATATTGTGTTGGTGATAttgtgttgtttctggAGCTGAGTTAAGACCAAAAGATTCTCTGAGCTTCAGGATCTCCACGAATTGATACGTTGCTTGGTCCCTGACTGCGACTGACTGTTGTCGGGTCCCGAGAGTGCTCTGAGATGAGTCCGAATCTCGAACATGACGGGGAGACGTATAGAATGGGCGCTTTCAGGGATCTGGAGGTGTTGACAAGCGGAACCAGTAGAAAGTTGCtgcaagaagaaaaatCCCAGTTTGAGAGTCATTAAAAGAGGTTTATTTACTTATTCTAAGATCTTTTCAtgttctacaagtaggtggTTCTTTGGTTGTTGAGCGTATCTGTTGAGATTGTCTCAGATAGTGAGACTGTCTAGCAAGAGAGAACATAAAAATAGCAACAGAGATCCAGTGAAATCCATGTCTAGCTGCTGagcgagtacaagtatgcaATTGCAAAAGGAGAGGTGGTATCGGCCTGAGTGAAAGAGCAATTTGTTGTGAAATTACCGCTACGGGAGTGTATTGACTGCTTGAGTGAAAGTAATCAAAAAACTTTTGTTGACATTTGTTAAGTGAGACATTAGGGGAAAGTAATCAAAAACCTTTTGTTGACATTTGTTAAGCATGATATTGGGTGAAAGTaaagtttttttttttgtttttttttgttgacaTTTGGTAAGTAAGATATTGGGGGTTGGTATCTACTTGTCTTAGACATTAGGGTCCCGGAAATGTCGATTTGACAGTGGGTCCTAAGTTGTttgtcatttttttcttcagTTCACCAATATTCCAACCACGATTTTCCCCGTAAATACTGTGACACTGCAACTCGAACTGCGGCCGCGCAAATCAGTGCACTCCACAAACCCCCATTTAGGGCCGTCACCGGGTTAGGGTAGTTTATGCAAGGCatttccaccaccatcgCGACTCGCAACTCCACCACACAATCAAGATGATTCCTATTCTGTCGAAATCTCAGGAAACCAAGTACCGACAAAAATGCAAGGATTTGAAGCGGCGGATCCAGGAAATTGAGGACTTCAACGAGGCCACGGCGCTGAACTTGGCTCGAACCAAACGGACCATCATTCGGGTTCGTCTGGAAAGAGAGCTTTTGatggagaagctcgaggagCTAGCAAAGGGAGACGCCGCAGAAGGATCCGATTCCACagacgaggaggtcgaGATTGGCCTGACAGAGCTGCAGCGAGCTCTGTTGCTTAGGGCTAATGATCCTCCTGCCAACCCACGAGTGGTGagcaacaacaaggccaGCCAAGCCGGAACCGCAGCCGCTCTGGCAGCAATCGCATCTGTCCAGGGCAAGGGAACTACCAACGACGAAGACAATGAAAACGGAAACGGTGGAGATGGCTCCGAGAGTCCCAAAAAGCGGGCTGTTCGAAACCCAGATATGCCCAAGAGGCCCCAGAACGCCTACATTATCTTTTGTGAGCGGGAAAAGGAAGGCGTCCGAGCATcgatggagctggaggcgGATGGCGAGACCTTTGATCTAACACGTGCTCTGGCTGACTCGTGGAAGGAGCTGGGCCAGGAGGGACGACAGCCTTACTACAAGCTGTATCAGGACGATCGACGACGATACCTTGAGGAAATGAGCGAGTACGTGCCTGAGAACCCCAGTGAGGCCGAGCAGAAGGAAATTCAGCGAGCCATCAAagctctggaggagctcaagagTGGCAagggaggagatgatgaggaggaggaggctgccacGAGTACCGTTGCTACCAAGGAGGATaagcaggagaaggaaggTGAAAAGAAGGAACAGAGTACTGAAGAATCAAAGACTAAGGTCACGCAGCCCAAGGCTGCAGTGCCAAAGGCTGCAGAGATCCAGACTGAAGCATCAAACACTGCAGAATCCAACACCGAAGCGTCTAAAACTGAAGTGTCCAAGGTTAAGGAGGAGCCTCAAGAACCAGATCAAATTTCACGCAAAGACACAGAACCCAAGGATGTGGAAATGACTGATGCATCAGAAGTTGCCAAGCCTGACGCGGAGTCTGCTGCtttcaacaaggaggacgagccTGTATCAGCTGCGCCGGTTGAACCTGCACCCGTTTCCGTGGCTTCGGAGACTGataagaaggaggaggagagaaaGGATTAATTTAATTGTGTATGTATATCTATTGTGTAATGTATTGTTATGTGAGAGCGAAAGCTGCTGTATAATAAGATAAGACAATGAACGAGGATGTCATGTTTgtcaagtacatacagtatgcCTCTGAGTTATACCGTTGACAATTACATATAGTTGACCCTCTCCAACCATCTGAACGTTCTCAAACACCGTCTGTACTCTCTGCATTCCAGAAATTTGGGTAGAGAATCAATCTCCATCATTCGAAAGGCGTGATTCTTGATCAGTTCAAAAATGCGAACTATTTCTGCCACAATGATGAGACTGGCAGGAACAGTTTTTGCACTGCGTAGTTCTCCTGTCAAATGACACAGTTGATCTCGCCACGACGAAATCATGTTGAACTCCTTGGGAGCTTGGGGAGAAAGATAGGAGTCATAAGTGGAGTAAATGAGGGCCACAAGAGAAGCCATGGAGTCATCTGATACCTGGGGAGATGTATCAGCATAGGTGCGAATCACACGGTTTATGCTCACGTAAACAGTATGGTTCTCTACACAATGAGTTGCTTCCAGGTGGTTTCTGAACAGCATTGTGAGACCTGGATCTTGTAAAACCACAGCCAAAGATGGATTTTCGTGCTTGAATCCTAGTAATCGTTCTTCTCGAGACTCTTGAGACGTTTCATCACGTGCGACATCCACTGGCCGACCGGTGACCGCATCCAaagttgtgtttgtggcctGATCAATCTCCTGAAGCTCTACCAAGTCTTCCTTGGTCACCTCGACCCCgtgaagaagacgagacTTGATGAATACAGGGAACCCTGAAGAAAGCGGCGTCGTAGGCAGGTTGCCTGTCCAACCAGCTACAGACATCCCCGACGCCGTGATGGTGTACTTTGCAGTTTTGGAACACACAAATGTGTGTGACTTGGCCTCTTCTGAATAACGAGACTCAGTATCAAATCTCTCGATGAACCCAGCTGTAAGAAACTCCTGTAGAATGTCCAGGATCTCCAACCCGCTTACTACTTCGCAGCACTCCATAACCCATTGCCAAGCAGCTTTACCTGAAAAGTAGTAGATTGAATGACCATCACGCGTGGCTTCCAGTAGTCTGACACCCACTCTGCTGTCGTAATACTGGGTTACTGCATCACTATCGGGATGAGTAAAGTATCGATGGTGATATGGAGATGGCTTTCCTTGTGGAAGGTCTCCAATATCGTTGGCAGTGTAGATATTGGGATGTTTGCCCGCAAGTCGTTGAAACAGAAGCAACGTGAGGTATTTGGACTTCTGGATGGCGTCATTGGAGTCTCTAACCAGAGAAATGCACGTCATGGTGTTGTGATTAGAagacagaagagcagcCGCGTGTTTCTTTGGACTGTCTGGGATAGGATTGGCCTGCAGATGCTGGCTGAGTATGTAAACGCCCTTTGCTGTGGGTTGTAGGGGTACATTTTGTGTTGGAGAGTCACGCGTTCTGTCTTCAGGACAGTGGATGAGTCTAGCTACCATGAACTGAGCTAGAAGTGACTGTGCGCGGGACTCGGAAATGTTGCATTTGATGTTGACAGCACGCGAACCAGGATGGAGCTCGAGGTTTGTAAGCGCAGTCACGGCCTCTTCCATAGAGAAGGCAAAGGGGTACGACTTGGGGAGAAAGTAGCCGACCTTGAGTCCGCTTTTCGACAgtttgagagagagaagaaagctggaaaagagagacagaaacGAAGTCGTATCCGTGGGGAGTGTGTAGGTGATGTTCCTGGGTTAGCTTAATGGAATAATGGGGATTGACGGACTCGAGGAGCCATCAAAGGGTATcaacctacagtacatactatgGTATCGTCAGTGTCAGTAAAGGTACCGGTCTCAATTGAGTTATCAGAATCGAACCGTCATCATCTGAAGTTCTGTTGTCTCCAATCAAGCACAATGTACCAAAAACACCCGtcaccaaccacctccaagcccATATACACTTACATTTTCGCCATTGGTGCTTCTTGTCGAATGTAGATCTCTCTTGGTAAAAGTCGTGTGTTTTTGATGTATGAAGATTGAAGCGGAAGAGTAATCGGCTTTCGTCGGTTTTGTAATGGAATCTTTTACCAGTCTCCCATCCACACATG from Yarrowia lipolytica chromosome 1D, complete sequence encodes:
- a CDS encoding uncharacterized protein (Compare to YALI0D17996g, some similarities with uniprot|Q03435 Saccharomyces cerevisiae YDL002c NHP10 Non-histone protein, similar to Saccharomyces cerevisiae NHP10 (YDL002C); ancestral locus Anc_3.210); protein product: MIPILSKSQETKYRQKCKDLKRRIQEIEDFNEATALNLARTKRTIIRVRLERELLMEKLEELAKGDAAEGSDSTDEEVEIGLTELQRALLLRANDPPANPRVVSNNKASQAGTAAALAAIASVQGKGTTNDEDNENGNGGDGSESPKKRAVRNPDMPKRPQNAYIIFCEREKEGVRASMELEADGETFDLTRALADSWKELGQEGRQPYYKLYQDDRRRYLEEMSEYVPENPSEAEQKEIQRAIKALEELKSGKGGDDEEEEAATSTVATKEDKQEKEGEKKEQSTEESKTKVTQPKAAVPKAAEIQTEASNTAESNTEASKTEVSKVKEEPQEPDQISRKDTEPKDVEMTDASEVAKPDAESAAFNKEDEPVSAAPVEPAPVSVASETDKKEEERKD
- a CDS encoding uncharacterized protein (Compare to YALI0D18018g, similar to Saccharomyces cerevisiae SST2 (YLR452C); ancestral locus Anc_7.514, weakly similar to uniprot|P11972 Saccharomyces cerevisiae YLR452c SST2 involved in desensitization to alpha-factor pheromone); the protein is MQAAAEGSKGNITYTLPTDTTSFLSLFSSFLLSLKLSKSGLKVGYFLPKSYPFAFSMEEAVTALTNLELHPGSRAVNIKCNISESRAHQHLQANPIPDSPKKHAAALLSSNHNTMTCISLVRDSNDAIQKSKYLTLLLFQRLAGKHPNIYTANDIGDLPQGKPSPYHHRYFTHPDSDAVTQYYDSRVGVRLLEATRDGHSIYYFSGKAAWQWVMECCEVVSGLEILDILQEFLTAGFIERFDTESRYSEEAKSHTFVCSKTAKYTITASGMSVAGWTGNLPTTPLSSGFPVFIKSRLLHGVEVTKEDLVELQEIDQATNTTLDAVTGRPVDVARDETSQESREERLLGFKHENPSLAVVLQDPGLTMLFRNHLEATHCVENHTVYVSINRVIRTYADTSPQVSDDSMASLVALIYSTYDSYLSPQAPKEFNMISSWRDQLCHLTGELRSAKTVPASLIIVAEIVRIFELIKNHAFRMMEIDSLPKFLECREYRRCLRTFRWLERVNYM